The following is a genomic window from uncultured Hyphomonas sp..
GCCCACAGTAAACAGGAAGATCGCCCCCATCTGTCCACGAATCTGGTTAGGCGCGACAAGTTGAATCGCTGACGGTATGAGCACAGGCGTCAACGCGCTGAACAGCTTGGTGGGAAACAAGAGCCCGGCCATCATCCAAGACGAAGGCATCAGCGGCATAAGCGTCGCCGGTATCGTGATCGCCAGCGCACCATAGGCTGTAAGTCGCAGACAGGCATCGTTGACACCACGCTTCAGCAAATGTCCGGAATACCAGCCGGCGAAGATAAGACCGATCGGACCACCAACCAGCGAAGAAATACCGTTCACCATCCCCGACTGCGCCGGTGACCAGTCCCATGTCCGGATAAAGAGCTCTGGATACCAGGTATCTGAATAGGTGGTGACCGAATAAAGCGCTGCGCCGAGCATCAACGAGACGGACATCATGGGAAAGCGACGCATGTAGCTAAAAACGGCGCCGAGTTTGATATCCTTGTCTTCAACCGTGCGGTCTCGTCGTTCTGGCTCCTTCAGCGTCGACATCAAAAGCGCCAGCAAAAGACCTGGCAGTCCGACGATGACAAAAACCATGTGCCATGATTTCATCTGTCCTATCAGTGGCAGCGTAATGTCCGGATGTGTCTGGACTGCGGAAACCACCGCACCACCGAGGATCAGCGCGATTCCAGCCCCGACAAAGATCCCGGTGGTATAAATGCTCATCGCGCGCGGCAGCCGCGATTTATCAAAATAGTCTGACAGCATCGAATAGGCAGACGGAGACAGCGCAGCCTCGCCTACCCCAACCCCGATGCGAGCCGCAAAAAGCTGCGGGAAATTCCGAGCGAACCCGCAGAGCATCGTCATCAAACTCCAGACTGTCACTCCTGCAGTGATGATCCACTTCCGCTTAAACCGGTCTGCCGCCCACCCGAGCGGAAGCCCCATGATCGTGTAGAAAATGCCGAATGCCGCACCGGCCAACAAAGCAAACTGGAAGTCGCTGATATTCAGATCAGCCCGTATTGGACCGACCATCAGGTTTAGGATCTGCCGGTCCAGAAAGGAAAATGTGTAGGCCAGCATCAGCACGCCGGAAGCATACCAGGCGTACTTGTAATCAACCTGCGCTGGCTCTGAGGCAGTGGCGTTGTCTGTATTTGTCATGCTTGGGCTTTCTGCTCGGTCCCTGACCGAGCCGGGGTATTCAAGATCATGTCAGGTTCCAAAGGCCACCAACATGACTTGACCCGCTCAGTTGGCGTGTGTCCGAATATTGCTGACCTGTGAGAGAGCTTCGATGAAGGTGTCGTTTTCTTCGGCGGTACCGACAGACACCCGAATCCAGTCCGGCAGACCATAATTGCCGACGGGCCGTATGATGACGCCGCGCTTCATCAGCTCCCTGGATACGGTTGCCCCATCCCCGCTTTTCATCAGAACGAAGTTGCCATGGGAGGGCACATACTCGAATCCAGCTTTAGTGAGCCAATCACACAAACGAACGCGCTCAACTGCGTTGTGTTGCCGGCTACGATTAATGAACTCGTCATCGCCAAGCGCTGCCGCCGCAGCCTGTTGGCCCACCATGTTCACGCCGAAAGGCATCCCCATAGGCTGAAGCACCTTGAGAAGCTCCGGGTGGGTGATGGCATATCCGACGCGTGCTCCGGCAAGACCGAAAATCTTCGAGAATGTCCGGAGAATGACGATATGCTTTCGACTTGACAGGAGACGCGAAATATCCGGCCGGTCTGCTTCATCAAGATACTCTCGATACGCCTCATCTATAACCAAAAGTGTATCATCCGGAAGAGCCTCAGCCAACGCGTGCACGTCTGCTGCCGGTGTCAACGCGCCGGTAGGATTATTCGGGGTAGCAAGGAAGACGACCTTGGTGCGTTCTTCCCTACCCGCCTGCAACAGGGCATCGAGATCAGGCCGCCAATCGGCGTGCACATCACAGGC
Proteins encoded in this region:
- a CDS encoding MFS transporter, producing the protein MTNTDNATASEPAQVDYKYAWYASGVLMLAYTFSFLDRQILNLMVGPIRADLNISDFQFALLAGAAFGIFYTIMGLPLGWAADRFKRKWIITAGVTVWSLMTMLCGFARNFPQLFAARIGVGVGEAALSPSAYSMLSDYFDKSRLPRAMSIYTTGIFVGAGIALILGGAVVSAVQTHPDITLPLIGQMKSWHMVFVIVGLPGLLLALLMSTLKEPERRDRTVEDKDIKLGAVFSYMRRFPMMSVSLMLGAALYSVTTYSDTWYPELFIRTWDWSPAQSGMVNGISSLVGGPIGLIFAGWYSGHLLKRGVNDACLRLTAYGALAITIPATLMPLMPSSWMMAGLLFPTKLFSALTPVLIPSAIQLVAPNQIRGQMGAIFLFTVGILGVSLGPILPATLTDFIFHDDNALRYSLSITTAILGPLTFVTLWMGLKEYRAAFAEAEARRAGQEVAS
- the hisC gene encoding histidinol-phosphate transaminase; its protein translation is MSNPILPHVSLIPPYPPGRPIEDVAREFGLEPSAIVKLASNENPLGTAPAATEAIRQCNEKTYRYPDFHNFSLIAALAAYCGLPEDHILPGCGSSELILMIAHGFLNHERQSVYPRYSFASYAGASKAAGSEGIACDVHADWRPDLDALLQAGREERTKVVFLATPNNPTGALTPAADVHALAEALPDDTLLVIDEAYREYLDEADRPDISRLLSSRKHIVILRTFSKIFGLAGARVGYAITHPELLKVLQPMGMPFGVNMVGQQAAAAALGDDEFINRSRQHNAVERVRLCDWLTKAGFEYVPSHGNFVLMKSGDGATVSRELMKRGVIIRPVGNYGLPDWIRVSVGTAEENDTFIEALSQVSNIRTHAN